CGATAGATCGTCGCCGGCATCGATGATTTCGAGCAAGTCCTCGTCGCGGATCTCCTTCGTGATGTCGCCGAACACCGCGTCGTGCGCGACGGCCTCCTCGTCCGTCGCCGGCAGGGCGTCCACGTCGGAGACCACCGCCATGAACCCGTCCGCCGGGACGTCGCCCGCGAATTCGGCGCCAATCCAGTGCGACTGGCGCCGGGCGCGCGCCGCATACGCCGTGCGAATCGCGCGGGCCAGCGCGATGTGTAGGGCGACGTGGACCACGACCGCCTTTCCCCGCACGAACTCCATCTCGCGCAGCGCCTCGCGCCCCCGCCGCGGATCCTCGACCGCGACGAACACACGCCGGTCGTCCTCGTAGACCGGTAGCATCGCATGGCGCAGCGCCTGGTCGGCGGAGAACCCGTCGAGCACGTCGAGCCGGATCACCGAACGGCCGAGCACGACGCCGGGAACGCCGCACTGCTTCGACAGCGCGCGCACGAGCGCCTCCTCGGTCGCGTGGCCGAGCACGTAACACAAAGACGCAAACGGCAGCGTCCGGCGCTGGCAATCCAGCACGTCGGCGAGCGCCTCCTCGGTGAGCTCCCCGCTGCGGAGCAACACCCGCCCGACCGGATCCACTCGGTGCCGCATCCTGCCTTCCACGGTATCAGAGGCGGTGCAGGCGCGTCCTCCACGCCTGGCTAGTCAGATTGCCACACCCCCGTGCGAGTCCGTTACACATGTAACTTTCTGCTATGGTTATGAAAACTGAAAACCGCTGGGGATACCGGGCCGGGTGGGCGCGCCAACCTGGCACATGCTCGAATCGGCTCCACGGCCCAGTTTTTCCCGTATCCACCGATAATTCAAGCGTTGACCGAGCGACTTCGGCCCGTGGCACCCAACTTGCTTGCCGTGGGCCGCCAAGCCCCATTCTAAGCCCGCACCGGGAGGTTCGTTTCATGGAGTTCAAGATCGGCGACAAAGCTGTCTACCCCGCGCAGGGCGTCGCGGAGGTGATTGGGATCGACAACAAGGAGATCAACAACACCGTCTGCTCGTTCTACGTCCTGCGCGTGCTCGACACCGACATGCAGATCCTCGTGCCCAAGGACAAGGCGGACCAGGTGGGGCTGCGGCCCGTCGCTACCGAGGACGAAGTCGAGGAGGTGTTCGACATCCTGCGGGAGACCGACGTCCACATCGACAAGCAGACGTGGAACCGCCGCTACCGCGGGTTCATGGAAAAGATCAAAACGGGATCGCTGTTCGAGGTGGCCGAGGTGTACCGCGACCTGTACCGCCTCAAGAGCACGAAGACCCTCAGCTTTGGTGAGCGCCGCATGCTCGATACGGCCAAGAACCTGATCGTGAAGGAGCTGTCCGTCGCGCGCGACTGGAGCGAGCAGCAGGTCGAGAAGGAACTCGAAAAGGCGTTCGCGGCGTAACCCGCACCCGCGGCCAGCGCCCTCACCTGCGCCGCCGGCGGCGGCCGGACTCGTCCCGACCGGCGACCTCGGAAAAAGGCACCCGCGCGGTGCCTTTTTGTTTTCG
Above is a genomic segment from Deltaproteobacteria bacterium containing:
- a CDS encoding CarD family transcriptional regulator, which gives rise to MEFKIGDKAVYPAQGVAEVIGIDNKEINNTVCSFYVLRVLDTDMQILVPKDKADQVGLRPVATEDEVEEVFDILRETDVHIDKQTWNRRYRGFMEKIKTGSLFEVAEVYRDLYRLKSTKTLSFGERRMLDTAKNLIVKELSVARDWSEQQVEKELEKAFAA